The Fimbriimonadaceae bacterium nucleotide sequence CTTCACCCTTGCGCGGGACCTCGGGCGGATCGAAGGGCTCGGGGGGCAGCCCACCGTCGTCACCGGCTCGACCGCTCGGAACCAAGTGCCGGGCCTCGCCAGCGCCTATGTCGACTTCCGAACCGAGCCCGGGGTTTCGCACGAGGAACTGGTGGGCCGCATTTGTGGGGAAACGGAGTGTGAGGTCCGCGTGGTCTCCACGCGGTTGACCCCTTATGCTTGTCCTGCTGACTGTGCCCTCCTCACCGCGATCGACCAGGCGATCGGGGGGAAGAGGTTCCATAGCCGAACCATGTCGGACCTCGTCTATTTCTCTGGGTGCAACGCCGTAAAGATCGGCCCTGGCGTGTCTGCCCGGAGCCATACGGCAGACGAGTACATTCTGGAAGAAGAAGTGGTGCAAGGCGCGGCAGGATATCTGGCGATTATCAGGGAGTTCCTACGATGAAACTGGCCCGTTTATGGGATAAGGGGGACAACATCGACGACCTCGTTCTGCGATTTACAGTCGGCGACGACCAGTTGCTGGACGCCCGGCTCGTTCCGTACGACGTTCTGGCCTCGATCGCCCACGTCCGCATGCTCGGCCATTGCGGCCACCTTTCGGACCAAGAGGTGCAAGACCTGGTCGAGGCGCTGGAACGTACCGGGCAGGAGTTCGAAGAAGGGCGGTGGGAGATCGCGCTTGAGGCCGAGGATTGCCACACGGCGCTCGAACAGCAGATCACGGCCGACCTTGGCCCGCTGGGCGGGAAGGTCCACTTAGGCCGCTCCAGAAACGACCAAGTCTTGACCGCCTTACGGCTTTACTTGAAGGAATCTATCGGCGAAATCGAATCGCTGCTAGAGTCGGTAGTCGTCAGCTTAGAGGAAATCAGGGGCCGTCAAGGTTCGATCGCGATTCCCGGCTATACACACGGCCAGCAGGCGATGCCAAGCTCGGTCGATCTGTGGGCTGGCGCGTTCGCGGCCGAGTTAAAAGACTGCGGCATTCTTCTCGACGCCGCGAGGCAACTGTGCGACCAGTCTCCGTTAGGTTCGGCCGCAGGTTATGGCACACCGGGGCTGCGCCTGGATCGCGAGTTTTCTGCACGGCTGATGGGCTTTAGCAAGGTACAGGACCCGGTCACCGCGGCCCAACTCAGCCGGGGTAAAGC carries:
- the argH gene encoding argininosuccinate lyase translates to MKLARLWDKGDNIDDLVLRFTVGDDQLLDARLVPYDVLASIAHVRMLGHCGHLSDQEVQDLVEALERTGQEFEEGRWEIALEAEDCHTALEQQITADLGPLGGKVHLGRSRNDQVLTALRLYLKESIGEIESLLESVVVSLEEIRGRQGSIAIPGYTHGQQAMPSSVDLWAGAFAAELKDCGILLDAARQLCDQSPLGSAAGYGTPGLRLDREFSARLMGFSKVQDPVTAAQLSRGKAESAYGFALARILDDLGRLAADLCLFATQEFGFVRLADEISTGSSIMPQKRNPDVFELVRAHASQAQADLFAIMGVASRLPSGYHRDLQLMKQPLFRIIDRAEAVLSVMAHALTKIGFDEERAKEVTTPGLYAAEKAFALVAQENISFREAYRRVAQENSLP